Proteins encoded by one window of Swingsia samuiensis:
- a CDS encoding MFS transporter — protein MLFKNLQRQAIIGLCALFVCTFTALTSEVAPVGLLINIAHAFDIPEGEAGLSVSAFALMVALGAVPLTILTGKIDRKRLMIYALSGYVVSNLIVTVAPSFAVMCMGRMIGGLSHAVLMSICAAYAAKLVPAHMTGRAISFVYGGTSLGAILGVPGAAAIGHYCGWRIAMLLITGLALVLTVCIAFFLPAVANSSTANNAIPAIRSPKAMRLFLIVTAVDAIFFLGHNLLYTYVAPLLLDHGLPSNLISVALLVSGALSILGLWGAGQVVDRWPAGGVFVSGMAMLVGMGLMYGHILSGWVSVAAVSVWCIGYTSIIPFVMSGAIRAQATRPDVAGAAINAASNVGILLGSAVGGQVLTYVGFKGLTPFAIITVLSGLILALSSSGAFPRVLSSGSETTDHVMH, from the coding sequence ATGCTTTTCAAGAACCTTCAGAGGCAAGCCATTATTGGTTTGTGCGCGCTGTTCGTATGTACTTTTACGGCGCTAACGAGTGAAGTTGCCCCCGTGGGGCTATTGATTAATATTGCTCATGCTTTTGATATCCCCGAAGGGGAGGCAGGGCTATCGGTCAGTGCTTTTGCATTGATGGTGGCCTTGGGAGCTGTTCCCCTTACCATTTTAACAGGGAAAATAGACCGTAAGCGGCTCATGATATATGCCCTTTCGGGGTATGTTGTTTCTAATCTGATCGTGACGGTTGCACCAAGCTTTGCTGTAATGTGCATGGGCCGTATGATTGGAGGGCTCTCCCATGCGGTATTAATGTCAATCTGTGCTGCTTATGCAGCTAAGCTAGTGCCTGCTCATATGACGGGAAGGGCTATTTCTTTCGTCTATGGGGGGACTTCGTTAGGGGCGATTTTAGGTGTTCCGGGAGCGGCGGCGATAGGGCATTATTGTGGTTGGCGGATCGCTATGTTGCTGATCACGGGGCTAGCACTTGTTTTAACTGTGTGTATAGCATTTTTCTTGCCAGCTGTTGCGAACTCAAGCACGGCGAATAATGCAATCCCGGCCATTCGATCACCAAAAGCGATGCGGCTTTTCCTTATTGTGACGGCTGTTGATGCGATCTTTTTCCTTGGTCATAATCTTTTATACACCTATGTAGCCCCACTTTTGCTGGATCATGGATTGCCATCCAATTTAATCAGCGTGGCGTTGTTGGTGAGCGGCGCTCTGAGCATTTTGGGCCTTTGGGGTGCAGGGCAGGTTGTAGATCGTTGGCCAGCGGGTGGTGTTTTTGTAAGCGGCATGGCTATGCTCGTCGGGATGGGCCTAATGTATGGCCATATTCTTTCAGGATGGGTGTCCGTAGCGGCAGTGTCTGTTTGGTGTATTGGTTACACCTCCATTATTCCTTTTGTCATGTCTGGGGCAATAAGAGCGCAAGCAACGCGCCCAGATGTGGCCGGTGCCGCGATTAATGCGGCGAGCAATGTTGGGATTTTATTAGGGTCTGCTGTTGGGGGGCAAGTTCTAACATATGTTGGGTTTAAGGGATTAACGCCGTTTGCCATTATTACGGTCTTGAGTGGTCTTATTTTGGCTCTATCGAGTTCAGGAGCATTTCCTCGCGTGTTGAGCTCAGGGTCCGAGACGACGGATCATGTGATGCATTAG
- a CDS encoding arsenate reductase encodes MDKMLTIYGIKNCNTMKKAMVWLDQHNVAYDFHDYKKLNISEETLREWAGQVDWTVLLNKAGTTFRRLPQEDKEELTQEKAISLMEQHPSLIKRPVVAQGGKILSIGFKEEEYKKLF; translated from the coding sequence ATGGATAAAATGCTGACTATTTATGGCATTAAGAATTGCAACACGATGAAGAAGGCTATGGTTTGGCTGGATCAACATAATGTTGCGTATGATTTCCATGACTATAAAAAATTGAATATTTCTGAGGAAACCCTGAGGGAGTGGGCGGGACAGGTTGATTGGACGGTTTTGTTGAATAAAGCGGGAACAACCTTCCGGCGATTGCCTCAGGAAGATAAAGAAGAATTAACCCAAGAAAAGGCAATTTCTTTGATGGAGCAACATCCATCGTTAATTAAACGCCCTGTGGTTGCGCAGGGGGGTAAAATATTAAGTATTGGCTTTAAAGAAGAAGAATATAAGAAACTTTTTTAG
- a CDS encoding amino acid permease codes for MSQSDQSDQLAESLDTRHVVMIALGGAIGAGLFIGASAAIHMAGPAVIVSYVLAGTLIWLVNMMLRDLAIKVPGDKSFLGQIRYALGERVAFVTGWIYWITWVIVIGAETIAVTNMIADYLPLPYVGVELLILGVMTGVNLFSVKGYGEFEYWLSTVKVVAIILFIVICGWALGFRAPPVQENLVAHGGLIPHGWMALLAVVPTIVFSMGGSEIATVAAVESADTTDNISRATKTIPMRLGLFYIVSISLILCLVPWTSVVSGHSPFLLVLKKYHVPFAETSMMIVILTAALSSLNSGIFVTSRILYELADHKEGPAFFLAIDPKTQLPRRALLMSVGVAVLVALTAYASPDTVFSILLSLTGGFMLFYNSLLIIGRLKVVPEKPAGAYLALLLIGVSIFGMCIHAETRSQIEMAVGAIVITMLAERFIPRESKPPSQKKKKAS; via the coding sequence ATGTCTCAATCTGATCAATCTGATCAACTAGCTGAAAGTCTTGACACTCGACACGTTGTGATGATTGCGCTGGGTGGTGCGATCGGAGCCGGGTTGTTTATCGGAGCTTCAGCAGCCATACATATGGCAGGGCCTGCCGTTATTGTGTCCTATGTTCTTGCAGGGACACTTATTTGGCTTGTTAACATGATGCTGCGTGATCTCGCCATCAAAGTTCCGGGCGATAAGTCCTTTTTGGGGCAGATCCGTTATGCTCTGGGTGAGCGCGTAGCGTTTGTTACAGGGTGGATTTACTGGATTACGTGGGTCATCGTGATTGGTGCAGAAACCATTGCGGTCACCAATATGATTGCAGATTACCTTCCCCTGCCTTATGTCGGGGTTGAGTTGCTCATCTTAGGTGTTATGACGGGTGTTAACCTATTCTCCGTTAAAGGTTACGGGGAATTTGAATACTGGTTATCTACCGTAAAAGTTGTTGCCATTATCCTTTTTATTGTGATCTGTGGTTGGGCTCTTGGATTCCGCGCTCCACCAGTTCAGGAAAACTTGGTTGCTCATGGTGGTCTTATCCCTCATGGCTGGATGGCGCTTCTTGCTGTTGTTCCTACAATCGTGTTCTCGATGGGTGGAAGTGAAATTGCAACAGTGGCTGCTGTGGAAAGTGCTGACACAACAGACAACATTTCACGTGCGACAAAAACGATTCCAATGCGTCTGGGGCTGTTTTATATCGTTTCAATCAGCTTGATTCTGTGTCTTGTCCCTTGGACAAGTGTTGTTTCTGGTCACTCACCATTCTTGTTGGTACTGAAAAAATATCACGTACCATTTGCTGAAACGTCAATGATGATCGTCATTTTGACGGCAGCTCTATCAAGCTTGAACTCTGGTATCTTTGTCACATCACGTATTTTGTATGAGCTTGCTGACCATAAGGAAGGGCCTGCTTTCTTCTTGGCGATTGATCCTAAAACTCAGTTGCCACGACGTGCATTGTTGATGAGTGTTGGTGTGGCTGTTTTGGTTGCTCTTACAGCTTATGCATCTCCAGATACGGTCTTCTCTATCCTGTTGAGCTTAACGGGTGGCTTTATGTTGTTCTACAACTCGCTGCTTATTATTGGTCGCTTGAAGGTTGTTCCAGAAAAACCAGCAGGTGCTTATTTAGCATTGCTTCTGATTGGTGTTTCCATCTTTGGTATGTGTATCCATGCAGAAACGCGTTCTCAAATTGAGATGGCAGTTGGTGCGATTGTGATCACAATGCTTGCTGAACGGTTTATCCCTCGTGAAAGTAAGCCACCTTCTCAGAAGAAGAAAAAAGCTTCTTGA
- a CDS encoding RsmB/NOP family class I SAM-dependent RNA methyltransferase, which translates to MTNNKQPHEKKRVKKTDAPRKNGRRPHGGKGHRPPADPTRDLAFDIVCGVVEHRRMLETTLDRAEKMDARDRASAHRLAATTLRYLGSMTEILQPMLRREPPEPVRCALLLGVAQLLHLETPPHAAVGTIVDLLRRRGLAPFAGLANAVLRRVAREGQSLLEGLDQDRLDVPPWLWSAWGARARAISRGLHREAPLDLTYRPGRSPVDEEGIEKEVLPTGSVRYPAGTRMSAVAGFEEGDFWAQDVAASMPVKLMGPLQDKTVVDLCAAPGGKTAQLATAKAKVTAVERDEHRAVRLRENITRLGLDVRTVVADGIKWRPDNPVDAVLLDAPCSATGTLRRHPDVLWIKRPRDIVSLTEGQDAFIEAAHQMLKPGGVLLYAVCSLQDEEGPDRIKAALKKGGWTHKPFTEEELFDMSVALTPDGFFRTHPGMWLEKGGMDGFFAARLIKE; encoded by the coding sequence AACCGCACGAGAAAAAACGAGTGAAAAAAACGGACGCACCACGCAAAAATGGACGCCGACCTCACGGGGGGAAGGGGCACCGTCCTCCGGCAGACCCGACAAGAGATTTGGCATTTGATATTGTATGTGGTGTTGTAGAACATCGACGGATGTTGGAGACGACGCTTGATCGTGCGGAGAAAATGGATGCTCGAGATCGGGCTTCTGCACATCGTTTGGCGGCAACAACGTTGCGTTATTTGGGGAGCATGACCGAAATTCTACAGCCCATGCTGCGCAGGGAGCCCCCAGAGCCGGTTCGATGTGCATTGCTTTTGGGGGTGGCGCAGTTATTGCACCTTGAAACACCACCTCATGCGGCTGTTGGAACAATTGTTGATTTGCTGCGTCGGCGGGGATTAGCTCCTTTTGCAGGTTTGGCGAATGCGGTTTTGCGTCGTGTGGCGCGTGAAGGCCAATCATTATTAGAGGGCTTGGATCAAGACCGACTGGATGTGCCGCCATGGTTATGGAGTGCGTGGGGGGCACGCGCGCGGGCGATTTCGCGCGGGCTACACCGGGAAGCTCCTCTGGATTTAACGTATCGTCCAGGGCGGTCCCCTGTTGATGAGGAAGGAATCGAGAAAGAAGTTCTTCCTACGGGGAGTGTTCGTTACCCGGCAGGGACGCGTATGAGTGCAGTGGCTGGTTTTGAGGAAGGGGATTTTTGGGCGCAGGATGTTGCTGCGTCAATGCCTGTGAAGCTGATGGGACCACTGCAAGACAAGACGGTGGTGGATTTGTGTGCAGCCCCTGGAGGGAAAACGGCACAATTGGCAACGGCGAAGGCAAAAGTGACCGCTGTTGAACGTGATGAGCATAGAGCGGTACGCTTGCGTGAAAATATAACACGGTTGGGGTTGGATGTGCGAACCGTTGTTGCGGACGGGATAAAGTGGCGTCCAGACAACCCTGTGGATGCGGTTTTGTTGGATGCGCCGTGCTCTGCTACAGGAACTTTGCGCCGACACCCGGATGTTTTGTGGATAAAACGACCACGGGATATTGTGTCTCTGACAGAAGGTCAGGATGCGTTTATTGAGGCTGCTCATCAAATGTTAAAGCCCGGTGGAGTATTGCTGTATGCTGTTTGCTCCTTACAGGATGAGGAAGGCCCCGACCGCATTAAGGCAGCTCTGAAGAAAGGGGGATGGACACATAAACCTTTCACCGAAGAAGAATTGTTCGATATGTCCGTTGCCCTCACACCCGATGGTTTTTTTCGGACTCATCCTGGGATGTGGTTGGAAAAAGGCGGTATGGACGGGTTTTTTGCGGCTCGTTTAATTAAAGAATGA
- a CDS encoding DUF4186 domain-containing protein, giving the protein MSNDSIEAILKRLKQSHFRARFHLDDLSRKYINQNGLPVILDQGKEFLNKRLAPAFPPKDGKQTPMRGHPIFIAQHATASCCRSCLYKWHNIEKSRSLTENEKARIIDIIRAWIIEDYGENPPSSPAQEAFFFF; this is encoded by the coding sequence ATGTCTAATGATTCTATTGAGGCTATTTTAAAAAGGCTCAAACAATCTCACTTCCGCGCCCGGTTTCATCTGGACGATTTATCCAGAAAGTATATCAACCAAAACGGCCTGCCTGTTATTTTAGACCAAGGCAAAGAATTTCTGAATAAGCGCCTCGCCCCTGCTTTCCCACCCAAAGATGGAAAACAAACGCCCATGCGAGGGCACCCTATTTTCATCGCTCAGCATGCCACAGCATCCTGTTGCCGTTCTTGCCTCTATAAATGGCACAATATTGAAAAAAGCCGCTCATTAACTGAAAATGAAAAAGCCCGGATAATTGACATTATCCGGGCTTGGATCATTGAAGATTATGGAGAGAATCCACCCTCTTCACCAGCTCAAGAAGCTTTTTTCTTCTTCTGA